A genomic segment from Phragmites australis chromosome 6, lpPhrAust1.1, whole genome shotgun sequence encodes:
- the LOC133921949 gene encoding DNA repair protein XRCC3 homolog translates to MFRPSGRLPATIQTQTASETPIPSAASSPAMRPPAPPKHPAGATSSSYIPHEPRPENPLLLLPSSRAAKLSFGCPLLDRLLSGGLPSASVTEIAGESASGKTQLCLQLALLAPQSPLSASSLFLHSDLPFPLRRLRLLAPKSRPGILDHVLVAAVHSPSDLLSLLSRAQRLLSHPNRSPHRLPIRLILLDSIASLFRADFDASPADLKRRSALFFQISAKLKELAYRHQCVVVVTNQVVDVVEGDAGNTVAWSSGRRVSPALGIAWANCVNTRLFLTREVDGAGGSASRRMKVAFAPHLPERACEFVIRRDGVFGVEPTERCT, encoded by the exons ATGTTTCGTCCCAGCGGGAGACTACCCGCGACAATTCAAACCCAGACTGCGAGCGAAACCCCAATCCCCtcggcggcgagctcgccggCCATGCGGCCGCCGGCGCCTCCCAAGCACCccgccggcgccacctcctcctcttacATCCCGCACGAGCCCCGCCCGGAaaaccctctcctcctcctcccctcctcccgcGCCGCCAAGCTCTCCTTCGGCTGCCCTCTCCTCGACCGCCTCCTCTCCGGCGGCCTCCCCTCCGCCTCCGTCACCGAAATCGCCGGCGAGTCCGCCTCCGGCAAGACCCAGCTCTGCCTCCAGCTCGCCCTCCTCGCGCCCCAGTCCCCGctctccgcctcctccctcttcctccactccgacCTCCCCTTCCCCCTCCGCCGCCTACGCCTTCTCGCCCCCAAATCCCGACCCGGTATCCTCGACCACGTCCTCGTTGCCGCTGTGCACTCCCCCTCCGacctcctctcccttctctcccgcGCCCAGCGCCTGCTCTCCCACCCCAATCGCTCCCCGCACCGCCTCCCCATCCGCCTCATCCTCCTCGACTCCATCGCTTCCCTCTTCCGCGCCGACTTCGACGCCTCCCCAGCCGACCTCAAGCGCCGGTCCGCGCTCTTCTTCCAGATATCCGCGAAGCTGAAGGAGCTCGCGTACAGGCACCAGTGCGTGGTGGTGGTGACCAACCAGGTGGTGGACGTGGTGGAGGGAGACGCCGGGAACACCGTCGCGTGGTCGTCGGGGCGGCGGGTCAGCCCAGCGCTCGGGATCGCGTGGGCCAACTGCGTCAATACGCGCCTGTTCTTGACGCGGGAGGTGGACGGCGCCGGCGGGAGCGCCAGTAGGCGGATGAAGGTGGCATTCGCGCCGCACCTACCGGAGCGGGCGTGTGAGTTTGTGATACGGAGGGACGGCGTCTTTGGCGTCGAGCCGACGGAGAG GTGCACCTGA